A region from the Malus domestica chromosome 07, GDT2T_hap1 genome encodes:
- the LOC103407475 gene encoding probable WRKY transcription factor 12 isoform X2: MEGDQRGVPNYEVQISFSSTPQQAIHEMGFVQFEDQHHHNQVLSFLAPSSSPVQVQQQLNPNNSHHHHQPAALSTSSSATATATSNAATMGFSTRPSWNNNNEQVGTLDPKGVSDENGTGNASDCSNSWWRSSSSEKSKMKVRRKLREPRFCFQTRSDVDVLDDGYKWRKYGQKVVKNSLHPSYYRCTHNNCRVKKRVERLSEDCRMVITTYEGRHNHSPCDDSTSSEHECFSSF; encoded by the exons ATGGAAGGAGATCAAAGAGGGGTTCCGAATTACGAGGTTCAGATTTCGTTTTCGAGCACCCCACAACAAGCGATCCACGAAATGGGGTTTGTGCAGTTCGAAGATCAGCATCATCATAATCAGGTTTTGAGCTTCTTGGCACCCTCATCATCACCTGTACAAGTACAACAACAGCTGAACCCTAATAATTCTCACCATCATCATCAGCCTGCTGCTCTCAGCACCTCCTCCTCCGCCACCGCCACTGCCACCAGCAACGCCGCCACCATGGGGTTTAGTACAAGACCTTCTTGGAATAATAATAACGAGCAG GTGGGAACGTTGGATCCAAAGGGTGTTAGTGATGAAAATGGGACTGGTAATGCTAGTGATTGCAGCAACTCATG GTGGAGGAGTTCAAGCTCAGAGAAAAGCAAGATGAAGGTGAGGAGAAAGCTTAGAGAGCCAAGATTTTGTTTCCAAACCAGAAGTGACGTGGATGTGCTTGATGATGGTTACAAATGGAGGAAATATGGTCAAAAAGTTGTCAAGAACAGCCTTCATCCAAG CTACTACAGGTGTACTCACAATAACTGTCGGGTGAAGAAGAGGGTTGAACGTCTGTCAGAAGACTGTAGAATGGTGATAACAACCTACGAAGGTAGACACAACCACTCCCCTTGTGATGACTCTACCTCCTCTGAACATGAATGCTTTAGCTCTTTCTAG
- the LOC103407475 gene encoding probable WRKY transcription factor 12 isoform X1 produces the protein MEGDQRGVPNYEVQISFSSTPQQAIHEMGFVQFEDQHHHNQVLSFLAPSSSPVQVQQQLNPNNSHHHHQPAALSTSSSATATATSNAATMGFSTRPSWNNNNEQVGTLDPKGVSDENGTGNASDCSNSWWRSSSSEKSKMKVRRKLREPRFCFQTRSDVDVLDDGYKWRKYGQKVVKNSLHPRSYYRCTHNNCRVKKRVERLSEDCRMVITTYEGRHNHSPCDDSTSSEHECFSSF, from the exons ATGGAAGGAGATCAAAGAGGGGTTCCGAATTACGAGGTTCAGATTTCGTTTTCGAGCACCCCACAACAAGCGATCCACGAAATGGGGTTTGTGCAGTTCGAAGATCAGCATCATCATAATCAGGTTTTGAGCTTCTTGGCACCCTCATCATCACCTGTACAAGTACAACAACAGCTGAACCCTAATAATTCTCACCATCATCATCAGCCTGCTGCTCTCAGCACCTCCTCCTCCGCCACCGCCACTGCCACCAGCAACGCCGCCACCATGGGGTTTAGTACAAGACCTTCTTGGAATAATAATAACGAGCAG GTGGGAACGTTGGATCCAAAGGGTGTTAGTGATGAAAATGGGACTGGTAATGCTAGTGATTGCAGCAACTCATG GTGGAGGAGTTCAAGCTCAGAGAAAAGCAAGATGAAGGTGAGGAGAAAGCTTAGAGAGCCAAGATTTTGTTTCCAAACCAGAAGTGACGTGGATGTGCTTGATGATGGTTACAAATGGAGGAAATATGGTCAAAAAGTTGTCAAGAACAGCCTTCATCCAAG AAGCTACTACAGGTGTACTCACAATAACTGTCGGGTGAAGAAGAGGGTTGAACGTCTGTCAGAAGACTGTAGAATGGTGATAACAACCTACGAAGGTAGACACAACCACTCCCCTTGTGATGACTCTACCTCCTCTGAACATGAATGCTTTAGCTCTTTCTAG